The DNA window AACACCTGTGTTTCCTTTTATATTCTGGCACCTATTTGGTGAAGGAGTGTGAGTTCCTAAGAAGGTAAGGAGGATGGCTGGGCATTCCAAAAGTTTGTAGAGCAAGATGCATGTGTTTCTACATTCAGAAATGAAAGTCAATTCCCACTCTGGTTGGCCAGGCAGCCCCAGAGCACAGTGCCTCACAGATAACGCAAGGGAAGTGGGGGCCACAGAAAAATGggcagactcttttttttttttttgacccggACCAAGTGTGAATGTTTTCTGCCAGTGCCTAATGGGTGTGGCATCTTGGGGTCCTAAGAAAAGGCAAGAACTCTGGTGCCCACTAGGTTTCTGGTCAGGAACCAGAGAGGTCTTAAAAACAGAGTACCACCAACAAATCATTTCAAAcgtatataatttataaatttaaatgaaaaagtagaaactaaataagtgaattaaaaatagtgatagggctggagggatgacttgctggttaaggtgtttgtctgcaaacccaaggactcaggttcaattccctagaacccaggcttagccagatgcacaaggtggtgcatatgtctggagtttatttgtagtgattggaggccctggcaggctgattttctcttaaaaacacctaaataaataaatacaaacttgggctggacagatggcttagcggttaagcgcttgcctgtgaagcctaaggaccccagttcgaggctcggttccccaggtcccacgttagccaaatgcacaagggggcgcacgcgtctggagttcgtttgcagaggctggaggccctggcgcgcccattctctctctccctctatctgtctttctctctgtgtctgtcgctctcaaataagtaaataaataaaaaatttaaaaaaacataaataaatacaaacttaaaaactagttttaaaaatttgCAAAGACAATGATATTTAATAATCATAAAAGTATCAATCCACCAAGAAGATATACCAGTTATATATATGCAACATGAATCAACAAAGCACATGAAACTAGCACTGATGAAATTGAACGAAGTGCTAGCCAGTTCTGCAAGAATCAataccaactttctttttttaatttttaaaaggtgttttatttatatttattaatatgagacagagagaggtaaagagcagcagggcctctagccattgcaaatgaactccagatgcatgcaccaccatgtgtatctcgattatgtgtattctggggagtcgaacctgggtccttaggcttcacaagcaagcgctttcactgctaatccatctctccagctccataccaACCTTCAATCATCGATACAGCAGCCAGATGAGGAGCAATAATGAAATACATGTTGAATACATGTTGATCACGAGCAACTAATTAGACCTAAACCACATGCATAAAATACACCACCCAATAATGGTAAAAtactgaaaggaaagaaagaagggagggaggaaagaagaaggaagaaagaagagaaggaataaggagagagaatgagaatgaatatactACTTCATTTCCCCTGTGCTTCACAATGCTCACACCCACTGGAAGTCTTACACAAAGATTGCCTTGTGATACCAGAATCCCGTAGTCACTCTCCCAGGGAACCTTGTCTCCACACTTTGCCTGCTGAAAGTAAAGGCTGAGCTTTGAGAGGGTAAGCAGGTGCTCCAGTAtccttcctgtttatttttctggATGTGAACCTATCAGGTCTTATTAATACATTACCACCTGCTAGACACTGAAGCCTGGGGGAACTCAACCTACAATCTGCCTCTGAATTGATTCCTGCAGTATCCTGAGCCTCCCATACACAGACCTTGAGGCTTCTGCTATGCCACCTCCTGCATAAAATCTGTTCAATGCTGACACCTCCCCCACATCCCTGCCATCCCTGATGCACCTTCATTCCATCTTAGCATTTTGTGTCAATATACCTCTGCCCACAATTACACTCTGAGAGACCTATCCACCCTGGCCAACCTGTTAGAAATGTTACCTACCCATATCAAGTGTTTTCCTCTCAACTTTTGTCACACCCCTAGAGGCCAGAGCCAAGCTAATCAGAATCTGTCTTTCACAGCTTTCTGTGTGTCTCACACACAACCTGGAATGGGTGGCCTAGACCACAGCAGCAAAATGTGCTGTGGATGACTTTGTCTGTAGTCTGCCTCTTTATCCTGGGTGAGGAGTTCTTTCCACTATTTTCCCTATGCATGAATGCAATAGGTGGAatccctctttttaaatttttaatttatttattagatagagggagacagagagagaaagagagagagagaataggcatgccagggcctctagccaaagcAATTGAACTccttatgcatgcaccaccttgtgcatctggctgacatgggatctggagaattgaaccagggtccttaggcttttcaggcaagtgccttaagtgctgggccatctctccagtcccagaacccCTCTTTTAAATGTgcgatgtggtatgtgtgtgtgtgtatgtgtgtgtgttatgggtcAAGTGCATATATGTGTTCTTATGTATATGgagacacacatatgtgtgtatatggaggccagagttccATGTCAAGTGTCTTCATCAATGAATATCCACCTTAATTATTGAtgcagggtctctctagcccagacatcACCAATTCAGTTAGATTAGTTATACAGCTTATTACTGgaatctgcctatttctgtctcctgagCTATGAGATTACACTTGCAAGCCAGCATACTTTGTGtttacatagatgctggggatctgatctcAGTCCTTCACATTTGTGCAAAATtctttaccagctaagccatcactgGAGCCCCATGTAAATAATCTTTAGAGGAATAGGGGCTATGTGGGAAAACCCCACTCCATTATGGCTCTGGCCCTATTCCTCCTTTCTCAGATTGCTAAGAACTGACTGATTTTTCTCCCAGTGTAACTATCGATACCCAGAAAGATAGAAGATAATGGTAGCACGGCTTGAAAACTTACCTATGCCATGTTATATAAACTAAGTCAAAGGGAGATGATgcaatttttacttgagagagattaGTAGTCATAAATCaataaagtataataaaaatgaaccaggATGATGCAAAGGAGGCACTGGATGGACAGTGTTATATGGGAGATGATTAAATGAAGaatgcaacagacagagaaagaaagagagagaagagaaaggtagGAGGGAAGGAGCTCCTCCCTCCTGTGGCCAATATACATGCTAGATTAGTGGACATTCTTCCTCTCCTGCTATTCACCAAGCCCACTCTCATGGGATCAGGAACAAGGTCTCTCTTCCTGCAGCCCACAATTTAACTACTCTACATTGCGACAAAAGTACAACATGCAATGTATGGAATACTAGGGATTCGATCCACTTGAAAGAATCCCTAAAGCAGACCAAAGAGATAGAAGGCTAAAACGGATTGCttatcaggcagagatggtcacAAACCAGGTGAACACCACAACATTCCCTGAATCCTGGCACGAAAACGATTTTTTCTTTCTCGAATTGTCCAGCAGACACTCACAGGTAAGGAGAAGGGTTTGAGGGTCTGGGCCACCACAAGCTGCAAGATGGAAAGATaaatctggagagagagagggagagggaaagagagggagggagggagggagggaaggagggagggagggaatgagggagagagagagagagagagagagagagagagagagagagagagagagaggagagagagagagggagagagagggagaggatgctGCTTACAGAACAGGACCGTGTTCCAGTGTCTAGAAGACTTCTAGTGAGTACAAGCATGCGAGGAAACTGCTAAATAGAAGGAAAACACCACCCCACACATATCCCCAGAGAATGATAGATAACTCTGCTCAGCCCCAAAGTAACACACGCACCAGTGGCTTCCCATACTCATGGGAACACAAAGCCCCATCATTCAGGAGGCAGCAGACAGGATATTCAGAAAGACCTGACATCCATCAACAAGTATGAGGGATGGATACAAGGATTATGAATATCCAACCCAGAATAACGAAcaaaattaatcaataaaatgatttcagatagaaaaggaaataataatgttgtctatatagaaaaaaatctgggggctagagggatggattagctgtaaaggcatttcctgcaaagccaaaggatccaggtttgattccccaagatccaagtttgccagatgcaaaagtgggcatgtttggagtttgtttgcagggactggggacttgaggcccaggcacgcccattctctctcactctctctctctctctctctctctagcgtgcgtgcgcgcgcgcccctctttctctgtcaaataaatacataaataaataaacaagctgacctttaaaaaaatctgatggAAATCTGTAAGAGTCAATGATGGAATTTAGCAAGACTCCAATGAAGCAGCTAGGAAGCTAGCCACCCACTTCCTAATCACAAACGACTGTTCCCATATTCTGCTACAGTAACCTCGAAAAGCTACAAAGTTCCCACCCTGGTGTTTTTGTGCTGTTGAGCTTCCAgaaaaaagcaattttttaattttgacagAAAGATAATCCAGTGCTTGCAATGACATTGTGAAACCAGAATTTGGGCAGGAACTGTATTCTCTAGAGCAATTTTGTACAATAAGACAAAAAGCTTAAGTAAGAAATGCATACATGTTTAAATTACTAGTTCTGCTTCTGACAATTTAGCTAAATAATATGTATtcacagcctggagagatggctcagttgttgaaGGGATAGGTATTATTACGTAAAATTATGTATAATCTGGGAAACATGTACACTATAACCATTTGATGATGGCATTCTTTTTAAGCTATGGTCAATACTTTTTCAGAGAGtattttagaaaatggaaaagctAGCATGTTTTATGACCCCAccccgtgtgtgtatgtcctTGTTCTtatatgtgcagaggccagacaaTAGCCTTGTCAACCTCAACGATGCCTGAGATTTTAAGCACATGCCATCCTGCCTAACCCCAAAAGgcagagttttaaaatattaaggaaaaaataagacTAAACTTAAAAACCTGTATGTTActtttatacacacatatgaataaaacGTTAGgaccaataaaattttatttttgttgtagtACTCAAAATAGATCCCGAGACTTCTGCGAAATAAATACGCTACCTCTGAACTATATCCCAAGCCCCATTTTGTATCTTCAAAATTATTGACTGTATTTTGCACTGAATGGCTGGATTTAAATAAtatactttttcttctatttcctaaATTGTCTTCAATTACACTATACTACTACCACATCTCATTATCAGAATTTCCACTCCCCCAATTGAAGTACAAAAGATAACTTGGGAGGCGTCTGCCTTACcaccagagagtaaagtcagatcaaacaaacaaacaaaaaaacaaaaaacaaagaaacggtactctgttttatttacttcagaaacAAGCATTTCAGTATTTAAGTATCCACTCTTAACAACAGGAAAACAAGTCTACCAAGAGACTACTATGGAGAACATAGAGTCACAACCCTGGACTTTGATATAATATTGAACCAAAAACATTAAATGCTTCTGCCTTTGTCATGTTTGGATGAGGAAAGCACCCAAATACAAGACATCAGGCCTCCTTCCTTGTCCTCATTTTACATCTGCCACTAACTCTTGATTCTGAATGTTCCTCAACACCAGGAAAAACtggtcatggaagatgttaatggAAATTCGGAAGAGAATAGGGTCTTCAGACGTCAACCTactaaaaaggagagagacaccaTCAGAGAAAAGATATCTGTACAAGTCCCCAGCATTCTGCTCTTGCTTAGAATTAAGCACCCGAGCCTCCAATACATCACCCCCAGAGTGGAGACTCCCTCCCCCAACCCCGACTACAGACTCTTGGAGAACTAACGCAGACAGGGTACTGTTATCCACTGTGAACTCCTGCTGAACCATCATTTGTTGGAGCTGAGCATTTGAGATCAAAGACGTGCGAGCCATGTGTGCTTCCAGAGGGGAACGGAAAGGCACTGTAACAGAGCTGGTGGGGGGTATTATTAAGGCAATAGCTAGTACTTTCTATACCATTTGCCTCAGTACACCTATAAGGTCTGGCTCAAAACCTCGCTCTCCTGCCTATACCAGGTCAGtgcaagccatctcctcaatgcTCAGTCTTTCCCCACCGCACTCCCTCAGCCCTCTGCCATATAAGTGACTCCCTGCTCTGTCAGAATGGTAAACCAAGTTGTACCTGACTGCCCACAGACACACTCTCAGCCCCTTATTAAATAAATATCCTGTGAACGTCTTTGAAACATGCCCCCAAACCTTTGCCTGCATGTTCTAGCTACCACCCCCGATTCCTGGTCAAGGGGCTCCACAAAAAGGATACAACTCCAGGAGACGATTTCCCCTCGCCATCACAGCAGCTCCGCTGGGCCCGGAGGCGAGTGGTGCCTGAGCGTCCTGGGGCGCAGCAGCTGCTCCTTCACCAGGCCCCCCTTGCTGGACAGGGCCTCCCTCGTCGGGGTCGCCCGCAGCAGCCTCGTTACCGGGATCCTGAGCGCCGCGCGGCTCCCGGACGTCGTCTTCGTCGTCACTGCGGCCTTCGCCCGCTGAAGAACGGCCGGGGCTGCGCTGGTCTTCGGGAGCACGAGGACGATTCTGCCCTCTAtgctctccttcttctcctcctcctcctcccgcggcTCCGCCGGTGCCCACTGCGGGCTCCTGCGTGTCCACTCGGGCCTTCCTCACGGAGCCCGCACCCGAATGGCGTCCTGAGGAGGAAATGAGGCCGCGAGTCAGGCCCCGCCCCTTTCCCCAACGTTCGTGGCACGTGGGGTCCCTGAGGTCTGTGGCGCCTGTGGAAACAGGAACTCACGAATATTGGTTCCCACTAAGCTTGCCCACTCCCTGGCCTACGGAGACTATAATGGGCCATACAGCTTGTGCTCCCTCTCACTGTTGTTCCTTATGGCATTTGGGAAAATACACCCCTACAAGGTGGCTTCTCGCCAAGCTGGCACATTGAATGCCACAGATCCCGTGGACAACAGAAAACCTAGTCCTGAGGAAGCTCAGTCTGGTGGTAGTTGTAGGCGGTACAACTCAAGGCTTCAGAGCTCCTGCGCAAATAGGTCCCCTTTGTCCTTCACCCCTCCGCATACAGGCCTTGACATATGGTTCTGCTAGGCTGCCCCACCCCAGTTGTTCCCTCAGACCTTGACCACCCTTGCATACAATGTAGTCCCATTTCCCTCACCAGGTGAAGGCATATGCATTAAGGTGAAAACTTAGTTGGTGCTCCTATGGAGGTTGGTCTTGCAGGGCAGTGTCTTTGACTGGCTTGCACCAGGTGTTTCCTGAGGTACATACGTACTATGAGGTGTCACTCAGTTATAGCAAGTGCCTCCCTGAGGGGAAGCGAGCAGGGCTGAGCCACCACGCAGGCTTCAGACTAAGGTTTCTAAGCTGCTGTAGGCAGGGATGAACGTCAAAGCCACCCTGGTGGCTCAGGAAACCTGAGCAAGCCCAGAGACTGGCTACCTCAGAACTCACAGGAACCTCACACCACTGGCCACTATGGAGATGTCCTACTACAGCCTGTAGCTTATAGTCAGCAGACCTGACTATATTGTGAACAGGACAGTCCACAAATTCAGTCATGTAAGTATGAATGGCCCTGACCACAGCCAGGGGTCCAGAGAAAAGATGTTTCACTGTATTTGATTCAGTCCAATAACAAGCACTAGGGATGTTCAGTAGAAAGTGGGAATGATGGAGAGTATAGAACAGTCTCTGAGGAATACATCTAGGGAAATGCCAGAACAGAACACCTAAACAATGATCCAGTGGCCTGGGTGGGTGCAAACGTGGGTGGTCCAAAATTTGAGACACGGATGTGAGGGCAGTCTGGATGAACTCAGGCCTCAAACTGATAGTCTTGAGCCATGGGCAAAGTAAGGTCACATTACACCATAACCAGATTCTACCATCATTGTCTCTTTGCCTATCTGGTCCCACATGGAAGCAGAGATGGCCTTCACTGAAATATCTGAACCCTTTAGAACCAGGCTCTACAAGGTGCAGCTCAGAGATACCTCAGTGTCTGGCACTGTACTGGCTATGTGAGTTAAAAAAGGTACCTGGGTGGGAGGGTAGTGGTCTGCAGTTGGATTTGACCTCCATCAGAAGGTCCATACAAGAGATGAATATAAACAGTCTAGAAAACTTAGGGTGGAAGAAGACATTGCTAATGCACTTGGCCTGTCACCAATACAGAGATCCAAGGAAAATACTTGTTTTTATCATGCTTctctttttgtccttcagttttaGCTGACTGAGTCCTAAAGAATCCGCCCAACtcaaaatctccatcatctgtctGGCCTTGTTTTCCAAGTTGATGCAGACCATGCAGTGCTTTGTGACCCATGTATTATTAGACCCCAGTCCGGCAAAGGGTGCTAAGCCTAACCTAGTGTTTCTTAGTTCATCCATGCTTCCCCAGGGACTGAGTACATACAGCAGCTGCCACTTTTTTCATGCATTGGTCCTTGGGGATTGTCCACACTACTGTTGCTCTGTTACTGAAGGAGAGCTGCTTAAATATTGTTACCCCAGAAAATAAATTTAGTCTACTCCTCTGCATCTGAGGATCATTTCAGTCTGTATATCTACAGTTTCATGATTTTGTCATTTTGTGGAAGGGATGTTTCTGTAATTCAGGTATGTATCCAGATGGTATCTATGATGGCAAGTCAAGAAGTACAAGAAAacaattctttcctttcctttagcaTTAACTTCAGTGGACACGTTGGAGGATTTTTTGAGTTCCATcctaatatttttatatgaagtACATAACAAGAACAGGAAATGTATGCTTTCTCAGGTCCATCATTATTATAGCTCAAATTCTAAATCATTTTCATCTAGCATATGAGCTTGTCTAAAAATTCTTCACAAACATGTACTGTAGTGGATGCATATACACTTATAATGTAATTGATGCTGTTATTCTTTTCCACCATGAAAAGTAATGATTCCATACAATTCTAAAGAAGTCTTTGCATGACTAATTATTTCATCCAATTGAGTTATCAAAACGAGATACTAAATTAAACCTTACACTTTTATTCATATCTGAGGTTGTTGATATACAGTGTGACATTGCTATCCAGAAAATGTGTTCTCTCTCAggaattctttttaaagaacgcgttttaagaatttttaaagcattttatttatttgcaacaagggagaaagagagagaaggagaatgggtgctacagggcctttaatcactgcaaataaatccagatacatgtggcactttgtgcatctggctgtggagttattgaacccaggtcattagggtttgcaggcaagtgcctaaaccgttgagccatctctgctgcccctaggttttgtttttttttttttctaagtgaaaACAGTTTTTATTATAGTGCCTTGAGGGGCAACCTTGCATCGGGTTGCTATGGAAGGGGCAACACAGGGCAAGGGATGAAACAGAACAGCGCCTCCATTAAGAACAGACTACTGGGAGATGGGAGACAAGTAAGGTGGCACAGGGTTTCAGATGAAGGTGGGGCCTGGAGGGAAGCTGCGCTAGGTGAGGCTGGGAACTGGTGGATATTCCTATGGTTGGATATTGGGAGTCAGGTGAAGCTTAAACAGTTCCCTTGTGTGGATGAGCATGAATGAAGGATGAGAGAGAGTTTGGGGAGCAGGTCTGAGTCCACAGAGCTTCCTGTCATTCCTGAGCAAGAGCCTGACTACAGCAGTGCAGCCTGCAGTCTGTTCAGTGTGGTGATCGGGGGGTGCAGGGAACAGAGCCACTAGAGTCTCCTCTCCTAACACTCAAGTACGGTGGATCTGGTGGCAGAGCAGGGAGGCATGCGTCCACGTGTTACCAAGGCCTGTCCTGTGCTGCCTGAGCAGTGGCTGCCTGGGGAGGCAGGCTGCATACAGTGTTTTCTTAAGAGTGCTTTGTTTCAGGCCAGCTTCCACTCTACATGCCCTACATCCCTGGGGTGCCCTAGCGGTGTGTAATGCGCAGTGGCCCCCAGCCCCAGG is part of the Jaculus jaculus isolate mJacJac1 chromosome X, mJacJac1.mat.Y.cur, whole genome shotgun sequence genome and encodes:
- the LOC123456591 gene encoding cancer/testis antigen 1-like, which produces MEQEVGASVKIQAATQVLGATDLRDPTCHERWGKGRGLTRGLISSSGRHSGAGSVRKARVDTQEPAVGTGGAAGGGGGEEGEHRGQNRPRAPEDQRSPGRSSAGEGRSDDEDDVREPRGAQDPGNEAAAGDPDEGGPVQQGGPGEGAAAAPQDAQAPLASGPSGAAVMARGNRLLEFSVTVPFRSPLEAHMARTSLISNAQLQQMMVQQEFTVDNSTLSARLTSEDPILFRISINIFHDQFFLVLRNIQNQELVADVK